CGGCTTCAATACCGACGCCCAGTCCGCGCGCGCCCAGGTCAACATCCGCAAGGCGGAGTTGACGTTCGCGCAGACGGCGCGGGAGCTGGAGGCGGAGGTGCGCCGCTCCCACCAGGTGCTGGAAGGCCAGATTGCCTCCGCGAAGCTCGCGGCGGACAACCTGACGGTCGCCCAGCAGGGCCTGGCACTGGCGGAGGAGCGCTTCCGCGCGGGCGCCGGCTCCACGCTGGACGTGCGAGACGCGCAGCTCAAGTTGACCCAGGCGGAGCTGGTGTTGCTCCAGAGCCGCATCGATGTCGAAATCGCCCGCTATGCCCTGTTCCGGGCCATGGGCACGCTGAACCCGGGAGACTCACAATGACGTGGTGGAAGGCGGCAATCGCCGGCGCGCTGTTGCTTGGAGCGGTGGCCATCACCGTGGGCGGCCTGCGGGACCGGCCGCCCCCGACGCAGGAAGTCCAGATGGCCAAGGCCCGCAAGGGCACCATCACCCGCACCATCACCGGCGCGGGCAAGGTGCAGGCGGCCACCACCGTGAAGATCTCCTCCAACCTGTCCGGCGACCTCGTCGCCCTCAAGGTGAAGGACGGTGACCCCATCACCAAGGGGCAGGTGCTGGGGCAGATCGACAAGCGCTACTACGAGGCGGCCGTGAAGCAGGCCACCGCGTCCCGCGACGCGGCCCGCTCCGAGGTCCAGGTGTCGGAGGTGGACACCTCGCGCCAGCGCGCGGAGCTGGGCCGCGTGAAGGGGCTCGCGGAGAAGGGGCTCGCGTCCGCCGCGGAGGTGGAGCAGGCCCAGGCCGTGGCGGACACCGCCGCGGCGCGCCTCGCGGCCGCCAAGCAGCGTGTGGCCCAGAGCAGCGCCGTGCTGGAGCAGGCGTCCACGGACCTGGCGCGCACCACGCTCCTGTCCCCCATCGACGGCAACGTCATCGAGCTGACGCGTGAAGTGGGCGAGCGCGTGCGCGGCTCCGACTTCTC
The sequence above is a segment of the Corallococcus exiguus genome. Coding sequences within it:
- a CDS encoding efflux RND transporter periplasmic adaptor subunit: MTWWKAAIAGALLLGAVAITVGGLRDRPPPTQEVQMAKARKGTITRTITGAGKVQAATTVKISSNLSGDLVALKVKDGDPITKGQVLGQIDKRYYEAAVKQATASRDAARSEVQVSEVDTSRQRAELGRVKGLAEKGLASAAEVEQAQAVADTAAARLAAAKQRVAQSSAVLEQASTDLARTTLLSPIDGNVIELTREVGERVRGSDFSEDVVMTIAALNQMEVKFEVGEHEVVHLKYGQPAEVTLDALEGQSFTGTVVEIAQKATIKNPGTEAEVTSFPITVALDARPPGVLPGMSAEARISAETHNDAVLVPIQAVTVRAERSLPDYQAPVEGTSLTAKRRTESLAKVVFVVDNDNKAQVRRVRTGIASDTELEVLEGLQVGDRVVEGPYRTLSKELSHGDAVREPEKAAAKGKS